From one Colletotrichum destructivum chromosome 3, complete sequence genomic stretch:
- a CDS encoding Putative major facilitator superfamily, MFS transporter superfamily: MKRSGYMTGGRRASSSGQGARSNLPPFPMRQMFVLALCRICEPIAFMSIFPYIYSMVDGFHITEDKSKISVYAGMVTSAFTLAEFSTGVMWGRLSDKIGRKPVLLMGLFGTAISSLVFGFAPNLPVALFARALGGLLNGNIGVLQTTVAELVTVKEHQPRAYTIMPLVWCLGSIVGPFIGGALARPVINYPSLFDAGTIWDRYPYLLPNLFSAVTVFCGVIIGLLFLEETHSERKKRRDPGVELGKRILSWVSTKSCQIPARKAEKQALLDDDELPGYRTTENSPQLVGSASAIPEPTETLDLTDTANNDELEEQPKKIFTRPVILNIISYGILAFHTMTFDQLFPVFLSTKPDEHPDTHLPFKFVGGFSMETAPIGVILAVQGVYSMISTVFIFPWVTRRLGPLRLFRMLAISYFMLYLMTPYLALLPEKWRMVGIYFMVIWKCTFSTMAYPSNAILLTNSAPSLMSLGTINGVAASTASLCRAFGPTISGFIYSLGIQTGYSGFAWWTSGAITIIGAFLSMHLTEPRGRLDEPVKDIETAIEPSEAEGLLIPMDDESEAEAGPSRRS; this comes from the exons ATGAAGAGGTCGGGCTACATGACGGGGGGCCGTCGtgccagctcctcggggcAAGGCGCGAGGTCAAACCTGCCGCCCTTTCCCATGCGACAGATGTTCGTTCTTG CTCTCTGCAGGATATGCGAACCCATCGCCTTCATGTCCATTTTCCCATACATCTACAGTATGGTCGACGGCTTCCACATCACCGAAGACAAGAGCAAGATTTCCGTCTATGCCGGCATGGTCACTTCCGCTTTTACCTTGGCCGAGTTCTCTACGGGAGTCATGTGGGGAAGACTCAGCGACAAAATCGGTCGCAAGCCGGTCCTTCTGATGGGCCTTTTCGGCACGGCCATCAGCTCCCTGGTTTTTGGTTTCGCCCCGAACCTGCCCGTTGCTCTATTTGCGCGGGCACTGGGTGGCCTTTTGAACGG AAACATTGGTGTGCTGCAAACCACCGTCGCAGAACTCGTCACGGTCAAGGAGCACCAAC CTCGTGCATACACCATCATGCCTCTGGTTTGGTGCTTAGG TTCCATCGTTGGCCCTTTCATTGGTGGCGCACTCGCCAGGCCTGTCATCAACTACCCTTCGTTGTTCGACGCCGGCACGATTTGGGATCGGTATCCCTACCTCCTGCCCAACCTGTTCagcgccgtcaccgtcttCTGTGGTGTAATCATCGGCCTTCTTTTCTTGGAGGAAACTCACTCGGAGCGCAAGAAGCGGAGAGATCCCGGCGTGGAACTGGGGAAGCGCATCCTTTCGTGGGTATCTACCAAGAGCTGCCAGATCCCGGCCCGCAAGGCGGAGAAGCAAGCCTtgctcgacgatgatgaacTGCCCGGATACCGCACCACGGAAAATTCACCTCAACTAGTCGGATCTGCCTCTGCTATTCCCGAGCCTACGGAGACTTTGGACCTGACAGACACGGCAAACAACGATGAGCTTGAGGAACAGCCCAAGAAGATATTCACCAGGCCCGTCATTTTGAACATTATCTCGTATGGCATCTTGGCTTT ccacaCCATGACATTCGACCAATTGTTCCCTGTGTTCCTCAGCACCAAGCCAGATGAGCATCCGGACACTCATCTTCCTTTTAAGTTCGTCGGCGGCTTTTCCATGGAGACCGCACCCATTGGCGTCATCCTTGCCGTTCAGGGTGTCTACTCGATGATCTCGACGGTTTTCATCTTCCCGTGGGTGACACGACGTCTCGGGCCTCTTCGCCTCTTCAGGATGTTGGCCATATCCTACTTCATGCTGTACCTGATGACTCCCTACCTGGCGCTCTTGCCGGAAAAATGGAGAATGGTCGGCATCTACTTCATGGTCATTTGGAAGTGCACCTTCTCGACAATGGCGTACCCCAGCAATGCAATCCTGCTCACCAACTCGGCCCCGAGCCTCATGTCACTCGGGACAATTAATGGCGTCGCGGCCTCCACGGCGAGCTTGTGCCGAGCTTTCGGACCGACCATTTCGGGCTTCATCTACTCACTGGGTATTCAAACAGGATACTCGGGCTTTGCGTGGTGGACCAGCGGTGCCATCACCATAATTGGCGCCTTTCTCAGCATGCATCTCACCGAACCTCGTGGCCGTCTGGATGAGCCAGTCAAGGACATTGAGACGGCCATCGAGCCATCAGAAGCCGAGGGTCTCTTGATCCCTATGGACGACGAATCTGAAGCGGAGGCTGGCCCAAGCCGTAGATCGTGA
- a CDS encoding uncharacterized protein (Putative zn(2)Cys(6) fungal-type DNA-binding domain, transcription factor domain, fungi): protein MPAHSPPSPALKPTKRPRQGSYDADASPPISAGIDQSPSTAEQNDPIAAAGAALVSADKAGGKAGQSSNFRNVSACNRCRLRKNRCDQKLPSCASCAKAGVACVGYDPITKKEIPRSYVFYLETRVEQLEALLASRNIPFPPAENLELCSRPGVEMAKSNTDTAPSARSESIDGSGSVKNSVHRPDLEKAKKAEAGGAGMLDIVSPPKPRSLASASGVSFNRVVFAAVQYSVSDHNGSQDRTGAGKGLPIGSGTSMRDSFFGLHTKPTIRPANFPERDVGMRLVTLYFEHANPQIPILHRGEFMQMFEQAYTSPGGPRGSRELYMLNMVFAIGCGVIVGEPVKSEGSGAGPRNHADLNKFGQSQPEEYHASAIVHLEACLGNSGGGLEVLQAVLLLANFALLRPVPPGLWYIIGVAVRLAVDLGLHYEDGNDVETAMVEPSGKIKDENSDASEARNAQSRERGRRLYIRDMRRRLWWCTYSLDRLVSTCVGRPFGISDQVITTEFPSLLDDQYVTAAGFLEMPADSSVPSYKHVAYHYFKLRLLQSEILQVLQYNQTKVVRASGQNLTNSDMHTHLPSPFLVKFDSFRSWRIDIDRRLYQWKNSAPTREETGVAFSTEFLELNYWQAIIMLYRQSLSVPALFEGEYNTSNEVNSPTAFQAELREDEDRIYLKVAEAGQKILRIYRQLHLSGLVSYTYLSTHHLFMAGISYLYAIWHSPIVRSRLTMDEVDFTILAAKSVFTDLIDKCPPAETCRDAFDRTAKATIKMANSTGGFNSVPPRKTRENRFEWNSASGDGTSTSGASLPRRRQQHQSQQNSYQMDLALSDSLSSPNLSVAGELPPRNSPRTADFNMMGPGQGSPSEIDTPFVASPPVSRRVAAQRSSSGGSFLAQQQQAGPYGMGEYSDIQTMDFFQSLQGNSNGDLGGSGEVTTPQLDLGFGINWDNMHHDFSDGQQMNIFDGFFFGGQQPQQQQASPPDQQQGSNGGGNTNGRPGV, encoded by the exons ATGCCCGCCCACTCGCCGCCCTCACCAGCCCTCAagccgacgaagaggccgcGCCAGGGCTCCTACGACGCCGACGCTTCCCCGCCCATCTCCGCAGGCATTGACCAGAGCCCGTCCACCGCCGAACAAAATGATCcgatcgccgccgctggcgcaGCTTTGGTCAGTGCCGACAAGGCCGGAGGGAAGGCTGGTCAGAGCAGCAACTTTCGCAACGTGAGCGCCTGCAACCGCTGCCGCCTACGCAAGAACCGATGCGACCAGAAGCTGCCCAGCTGCGCCAGCTGCGCAAAGGCCGGTGTCGCATGCGTGGGCTACGACCCCATCACCAAAAAGGAGATTCCCAGAAG CTATGTCTTTTATTTAGAAACCCgcgtcgagcagctcgaggcgTTGCTCGCTAGCCGCAACATTCCCTTCCCGCCCGCCGAGAACCTGGAGCTGTGCTCGCGCCCCGGCGTAGAGATGGCAAAATCGAACACGGACACCGCCCCCTCGGCGCGCTCCGAAAGCATCGATGGATCCGGCTCGGTGAAGAACAGCGTACACCGACCCGATCTagagaaggccaagaaggcggaggcgggcggtgCTGGCATGCTCGATATCGTCAGTCCGCCCAAACCACGGTCtctggcctcggcctcgggcgtctCTTTCAACCGCGTCGTCTTTGCTGCCGTACAATACTCCGTATCGGATCACAACGGATCCCAGGACCGGACCGGGGCCGGCAAAGGTCTACCCATTGGCAGTGGGACGTCGATGCGCGACTCCTTTTTCGGACTTCACACAAAACCCACCATCCGCCCGGCGAACTTCCCCGAACGAGACGTGGGCATGAGGCTCGTGACGCTCTACTTCGAGCACGCGAACCCCCAAATACCTATCCTCCACCGCGGCGAGTTTATGCAGATGTTTGAACAGGCGTACACTAGCCCGGGCGGACCGCGAGGGTCTCGGGAGCTCTACATGCTGAACATGGTCTTCGCGATAGGGTGCGGCGTCATCGTGGGCGAGCCCGTGAAGTCCGAGGGCTCTGGCGCCGGTCCTCGTAATCATGCAGATTTGAACAAGTTTGGCCAGTCGCAGCCGGAGGAGTACCACGCGAGTGCCATTGTACATCTTGAGGCTTGTCTCGGTAACAGCGGCGGTGGTCTGGAGGTTTTGCAGGCcgtgctgttgctggccaATTTTGCGCTCCTGCGGCCTGTGCCGCCTGGTCTCTG GTACATCATCGGTGTCGCAGTGCGCCTAGCTGTGGACCTGGGCCTCCACTACGAAGACGGCAATGACGTGGAAACAGCGATGGTCGAGCCCTCTGGGAAGATCAAGGACGAGAACAGCGACGCGAGCGAGGCGAGAAATGCCCAATCGCGAGAACGAGGCAGACGGCTGTATATCCGAGATATGAGGCGGAGGTTATGGTGGTGCACGTACTCCTTGGACCGCCTCGTGAGCACTTGCGTAGGACGACCCTTCGGCATCAGCGATCAGGTCATCACGACCGAGTTCCCCTCGCTCTTGGATGACCAGTACGTCACGGCGGCCGGGTTTCTGGAGATGCCCGCCGATTCCTCTGTGCCGAGCTATAAGCACGTAGCGTATCATTACTTCaagctgcggctgctgcagTCCGAGATCCTGCAGGTGCTTCAATACAACCAAACAAAGGTTGTGCGGGCTTCGGGGCAGAATCTCACAAACTCGGATATGCACACCCACCTGCCGTCTCCGTTCCTCGTCAAGTTCGATTCCTTCCGCTCGTGGCGCATTGACATCGACCGCAGGCTGTACCAGTGGAAGaactcggcgccgacgagggaggagacgggcgtgGCCTTCTCGACCGAGTTTCTGGAGCTCAACTACTGGCAGGCCATCATCATGCTCTACCGTCAGAGCCTTAGCGTGCCCGCCCTATTCGAGGGCGAGTACAACACCTCGAATGAAGTGAACAGCCCGACGGCGTTTCAGGCGGAGCTAcgggaggacgaggacagAATATATCTCAAGGTCGCCGAAGCCGGACAGAAGATCCTGCGTATCTACCGCCAGCTTCATTTGAGCGGGCTGGTCAGCTACACATACCTCTCTACACACCATCTGTTCATGGCCGGCATTTCATACCTCTACGCCATCTGGCACTCCCCCATCGTCAGAAGCAGGCTG ACTATGGACGAAGTGGACTTCACCATCTTGGCGGCTAAGTCGGTGTTCACTGACTTGATTGACAAGTGTCCGCCTGCCGAAACCTGTCGCGATGCCTTTGACCGGACGGCGAAGGCCACCATCAAGATGGCCAACTCGACGGGTGGCTTCAACTCAGTCCCGCCGCGCAAGACGCGCGAGAACAGGTTCGAATGGAACTCCGCCTCCGGCGACGGGACCTCCACGTCGGGCGCGAGCCttccacgccgccgccaacagcACCAGTCGCAACAAAACAGCTACCAAATGGACCTGGCGCTGTCTGACAGCCTCTCGTCCCCCAACCTCTCTGTAGCCGGCGAGCTGCCTCCGCGAAACTCCCCGCGCACCGCCGACTTCAACATGATGGGCCCAGGCCAGGGCAGCCCCTCGGAAATCGACACCCCCTTCGTGGCCTCGCCGCCTGTGTCTCGCCGCGTGGCAGCCCAGCGATCTAGCAGCGGCGGCTCCTTTCTGGCCCAGCAACAACAGGCAGGGCCATATGGCATGGGCGAGTACTCGGACATCCAGACAATGGATTTCTTCCAGAGCCTACAGGGCAACTCGAACGGGGATCTCGGAGGGTCCGGGGAGGTGACGACGCCGCAGCTTGACCTGGGATTCGGTATCAACTGGGATAACATGCACCATGATTTCAGCGACGGCCAACAGATGAACATTTTTGACGGGTTTTTCTTTGGCGgccagcagccgcagcaacaACAGGCTTCGCCGCCGGATCAGCAGCAGGGTTCTAATGGAGGAGGTAACACGAATGGACGACCTGGAGTATAA
- a CDS encoding Putative soluble quinoprotein glucose/sorbosone dehydrogenase: MASVKSLVAVVAALGAALLPAVAAQCANLTPVSQPQLAPGYSAKLILNQLSDPRSLQFDSLGNLLIVEQGGTGVRYVKLTDKGGVNVCVASQKQLIPNGNLTHGIALSANGKTLYASTATDVLAYPYNAAAGTVGQARSIINGMAQSGYHQTRTLLIPKDRPNVLLVSRGSAPNLDLPTAEASSGRSQIRAFDLNKLAYGPMPYTSGEVFGWGLRNSVGVGENPKDGGIWSVENSLDDMERSGVDIHNDNPGEELNYHGSYKAARNPLKGANYGYPHCFAVWETSTIAGVPDVQVGSQVIQGSPSGNITDEYCQTVPVAPRLTFTAHTAPLDIKFHPNGRSAYISFHGSWNRQPPDGYRLSKVEFGANGQPVAASTSKSAEIKVAWNSDNAVCPGSCFRPVGLAWDKKGRLFMVSDSTGELFVLTVPS, translated from the exons ATGGCATCCGTCAAGTCCCTCGTCGCAGTAGTTGCGGCACTGGGAGCGGCCCTGCTTCCAGCAGTTGCGGCTCAATGCGCCAACCTGACGCCCGTCTCACAGCCCCAACTCGCTCCAGGCTACTCGGCGAAACTTATATTGAACCAGCTGAGCGACCCTCGCAGCCTTCAGTTTGACAGCCTCGGCAACCTCCTCATCGTTGAACAAGGCGGCACTGGCGTTCGATATGTAAAGCTGACGGACAAAGGCGGAGTGAATGTTTGCGTAGCTTCTCAGAAGCAGCTCATTCCCAACGGAAAC CTCACTCATGGAATTGCTCTCTCGGCCAATGGGAAAACCCTCTACGCGTCGACGGCTACGGACGTGCTGGCCTATCCCTATAACGCCGCTGCTGGCACCGTCGGGCAGGCCCGgtccatcatcaacggcatGGCACAGAGCGGGTACCACCAGACCCGCACTCTGCTGATTCCCAAAGATAGGCCGAACGTGTTGCTCGTTTCGCGCGGTTCTGCCCCGAATCTCGACCTTCCGACGGCTGAGGCCTCGTCTGGCCGTAGCCAAATTCGTGCTTTCGATCTGAACAAGCTCGCATACGGCCCCATGCCCTATACCTCGGGTGAAGTCTTTGGGTGGGGACTGCGCAACAGTGTCGGCGTTGGAGAGAATCCCAAGGACGGTGGCATT TGGTCTGTGGAGAACTCACTAGACGACATGGAGCGCAGCGGCGTGGATATCCATAACGACAACCCCGGCGAGGAACTCAACTACCACGGCAGCTACAAGGCAGCGCGCAACCCTTTGAAGGGGGCCAATTATGGCTACCCCCACTGTTTTGCCGTCTGGGAGACCAGCACCATTGCCGGCGTGCCTGACGTCCAGGTAGGAAGCCAAGTCATACAGGGGAGCCCGTCAGGCAACATCACGGACGAGTACTGCCAAACGGTGCCTGTGGCGCCGCGCCTCACCTTCACTGCCCACACGGCGCCTTTGGACATCAAGTTCCACCCCAACGGAAGATCTGCCTACATTTCCTTCCACGGCAGCTG GAACCGACAGCCCCCTGATGGCTATCGTCTGAGCAAGGTCGAGTTTGGTGCCAACGGACAGCCGGTTGCAGCTTCAACCAGCAAGTCTGCCGAAATCAAGGTCGCCTGGAACAGCGATAATGCTGTCTGCCCTGGAAGCTGCTTCAGGCCCGTTGGGCTTGCCTGGGACAAGAAGGGCAGGTTGTTCATGGTTAGCGACTCTACTGGCGAGCTCTTCGTCCTCACGGTGCCATCTTAG